In Blautia wexlerae DSM 19850, a single window of DNA contains:
- a CDS encoding RluA family pseudouridine synthase → MKEFIIEENEAGQRFDKYLAKLLREAPKSFFYKMLRKKNITLNGKKATGNEKLLKGDTIKLFLSDETFDKFAGSSQAARAYCELDIVYEDSDIIIINKPAGMLSQPADDGEPSLVEYLTGYLLKKGDLTEEQLKTFRPSVCNRLDRNTSGMVCAGKSLAGLQFLSRIFHDRTLHKYYICLTKGKIEKPDHIRGYLHKDKKTNKVIVSRQEFKDSLPIETKYRPLGSNGKITLLEVELITGRTHQIRAHLAGTGHPLLGDTKYGDSEFNKQYIRHGVRHQLLHAYRLVIPETDQTFVAPAPELFCKIIKEENLEEAYHENLERNMGLRKNDHHSSSDRNACE, encoded by the coding sequence ATGAAAGAATTTATTATAGAAGAAAATGAAGCGGGCCAGCGCTTTGATAAATATCTGGCCAAGCTTCTCAGAGAAGCACCTAAAAGTTTTTTTTACAAAATGCTCCGCAAAAAGAACATCACTCTAAATGGAAAGAAAGCCACAGGAAACGAAAAACTTCTCAAAGGCGACACCATCAAACTGTTTCTGAGTGATGAAACTTTCGATAAATTTGCAGGAAGCAGTCAGGCAGCAAGAGCATACTGCGAACTGGATATTGTTTACGAGGATTCTGATATCATTATCATCAATAAACCGGCAGGGATGCTTTCACAGCCGGCAGATGACGGGGAACCGTCCCTTGTAGAATATCTGACCGGCTACCTTTTAAAGAAAGGTGACCTTACAGAAGAACAGCTCAAAACCTTCAGACCTTCTGTATGTAACCGACTTGACCGTAATACCAGCGGAATGGTCTGTGCAGGTAAAAGCCTTGCCGGTCTGCAGTTTCTGTCCAGGATATTCCACGACAGAACACTTCACAAATACTACATCTGCCTCACAAAAGGCAAAATAGAAAAACCGGATCATATCAGGGGTTATCTGCACAAAGATAAAAAAACAAACAAAGTAATCGTAAGCAGACAGGAATTCAAAGATTCCCTGCCGATTGAAACGAAATATCGTCCTCTTGGCAGCAACGGAAAAATAACTCTTCTGGAAGTTGAGCTGATCACAGGCCGTACTCACCAGATTCGTGCTCACCTTGCAGGAACAGGACATCCATTGCTTGGAGACACCAAATACGGAGATTCTGAATTTAATAAGCAATATATCCGCCATGGAGTCAGGCATCAGCTTCTCCATGCATACAGGTTAGTAATTCCGGAGACAGACCAGACCTTTGTGGCGCCGGCACCGGAGCTTTTCTGTAAAATCATCAAAGAGGAAAATCTTGAGGAGGCTTATCATGAGAATCTGGAAAGAAATATGGGATTACGCAAAAATGATCATCATAGTAGTAGTGATCGTAACGCTTGTGAATAG
- the lepB gene encoding signal peptidase I, translating to MRIWKEIWDYAKMIIIVVVIVTLVNSVVLINAKIPSESMEKTIMTGDRIFGFRLAYGLNLDFFGHEISKKIKDPERFDIVIFKYPDDESKLFIKRVIGLPGEKVQIKDGKVYINDSEIPLDDSFVPEKPRGSFGPYEVPENSYFVLGDNRNHSKDSRCWKSTSFVTFDEIVGKAVIRYYPSVKLLK from the coding sequence ATGAGAATCTGGAAAGAAATATGGGATTACGCAAAAATGATCATCATAGTAGTAGTGATCGTAACGCTTGTGAATAGCGTAGTACTGATCAATGCCAAAATTCCTTCCGAATCAATGGAAAAAACCATTATGACAGGAGACCGTATTTTCGGATTCCGCCTTGCATATGGACTCAATCTGGATTTCTTCGGACATGAAATATCAAAAAAAATAAAAGATCCGGAACGCTTTGACATTGTTATTTTCAAATACCCGGATGACGAAAGCAAGCTTTTCATCAAACGAGTCATCGGACTTCCGGGAGAAAAAGTACAGATTAAGGACGGCAAAGTCTATATCAATGATTCAGAGATTCCTCTGGATGACAGTTTCGTTCCGGAAAAACCAAGGGGCAGCTTTGGCCCGTATGAAGTTCCCGAAAACAGCTATTTCGTCCTGGGTGATAACCGCAATCATTCCAAAGACTCCCGTTGCTGGAAAAGCACCAGTTTTGTGACCTTTGATGAGATTGTCGGAAAGGCAGTTATCAGGTATTATCCGTCGGTAAAATTATTGAAGTAG
- a CDS encoding aminoacyl-histidine dipeptidase, with protein sequence MAVLENCEPKRVFHYFEEICKIPHGSGNTKQISDYLVQFAKDHDLKYVQDEMNNVVIYKPGTAGYENAPVVIIQGHMDMVCEKRPDVEHDFTKDGLNLSVEGDYVSANGTTLGGDDGIAVAYGLALLESDTIAHPPLEVFITVDEEIGLLGAVGFDCSVLKGRRFINLDSEAEGSLWISCAGGLSGVSHIPVTRLDAEGEKLTVKISGLMGGHSGAEIDKNRANANSLLGKFLHGLDEKTDFELISVQGGQKDNAITREATAEILVLEENVDAVREYAASVQGAWREEYAGTDEGITVTVEDEGKQEVRVLHPTSKEKVIFFLVNVPYGVQKMSGTIKGLVETSTNIGILKTSENEVMGSSSIRSSVETARDSLSDKIAYLTEFLGGEYERQGVYPAWEYRKDSPLRDKMVEVYEEMYGQKPNVVAIHAGLECGLFYKKMEGLDCVSLGPDMKDIHTSEEVLSISSTERVWKYLVKVLEALKE encoded by the coding sequence ATGGCAGTTTTAGAGAATTGTGAACCCAAAAGAGTGTTCCATTATTTTGAGGAGATATGCAAAATTCCTCATGGCTCAGGAAATACAAAGCAGATCAGCGACTATCTGGTTCAGTTTGCAAAGGATCATGATCTGAAATATGTTCAGGATGAGATGAATAATGTGGTTATTTATAAACCGGGCACAGCGGGATACGAGAATGCTCCTGTAGTGATCATTCAGGGACATATGGATATGGTATGTGAGAAACGTCCGGATGTAGAGCATGATTTTACAAAAGACGGATTAAATCTTTCTGTAGAAGGTGACTATGTATCTGCAAACGGAACAACCCTTGGTGGTGATGACGGAATTGCTGTTGCTTATGGTCTTGCACTTCTGGAAAGTGATACAATTGCTCATCCGCCGCTTGAAGTGTTTATTACTGTAGATGAGGAAATCGGTCTTCTGGGTGCAGTTGGATTTGACTGCAGTGTATTAAAAGGAAGAAGATTTATCAATCTGGATTCTGAAGCAGAAGGAAGCCTCTGGATCAGCTGTGCAGGCGGACTTTCCGGAGTCAGCCATATTCCAGTGACAAGACTGGATGCAGAGGGAGAGAAGCTGACAGTTAAGATCAGCGGACTGATGGGCGGTCATTCCGGAGCTGAGATTGACAAGAATCGTGCAAACGCAAATTCTCTTCTCGGAAAATTTCTCCATGGTCTGGATGAGAAAACAGATTTTGAACTGATCAGTGTGCAGGGCGGACAGAAAGATAATGCCATTACAAGGGAGGCTACAGCAGAAATCCTTGTTCTTGAAGAAAATGTAGATGCTGTCAGAGAATATGCGGCTTCTGTGCAGGGAGCATGGAGAGAAGAGTATGCAGGAACTGATGAGGGTATCACAGTAACTGTTGAAGATGAGGGAAAACAGGAAGTAAGGGTTCTTCATCCCACAAGTAAAGAAAAAGTAATTTTCTTCCTTGTAAATGTACCTTATGGTGTTCAGAAAATGAGCGGAACGATCAAAGGACTGGTAGAGACTTCTACGAATATTGGTATTCTGAAGACTTCTGAGAATGAGGTAATGGGAAGTTCCAGTATCAGAAGTTCTGTGGAGACAGCCAGAGATTCCCTTTCTGACAAGATTGCCTATCTGACGGAGTTCCTTGGCGGAGAGTATGAGAGACAGGGCGTTTATCCTGCGTGGGAGTATCGCAAGGATTCACCGCTTCGTGATAAGATGGTGGAAGTATATGAGGAAATGTATGGACAGAAACCGAATGTGGTGGCAATCCATGCAGGACTTGAGTGTGGACTTTTCTATAAGAAGATGGAAGGACTTGACTGTGTGTCTCTGGGACCTGATATGAAGGATATTCATACGTCTGAAGAGGTGCTTAGTATTTCTTCTACAGAGAGAGTCTGGAAGTATCTGGTGAAAGTTCTGGAGGCTCTTAAAGAGTGA
- a CDS encoding YgiQ family radical SAM protein, producing the protein MQDFLPVTKKEMKQRGWEQVDFAYITGDAYVDHPSFGTAIISRLLESRGYKVGIIPQPDWRKKESIQVFGEPRLGFLVSAGNMDSMVNHYTVSKKHRQKDSYSPGGQMGLRPDRAVIVYSNLIRQTYKKTPIILGGIEASLRRLAHYDYWENKVKHSVLLDSGADMISYGMGEHSIIEIADALASGLPVEELTYIAGTVFKCRDLSRVYDPIILPSYEEVKVNKKVYADSFAIQYQNTDPFSARPMAESYGTKGYIIQNPPALPLTQEEMDDVYALPYTEKVHPMYEKLGGIPALEEIKFSLTSNRGCFGGCNFCALTFHQGRILQTRSHESLIEEATRMTNDPEFKGYIHDVGGPTADFRQPSCQKQLTKGVCKNKQCLFPTPCKNLTVDHSDYVSLLRKLRKIPGVKKVFIRSGVRFDYVVADRDKTFLRELVEHHVSGQLRVAPEHVSDQVLKYMGKPSHSVYQQFLKEYDAANRQTGKQQYAVPYFMSSHPGCTMKEAVKLAEYVRDLGFTPEQVQDFYPTPSTLSTCMYYTGIHPLTGEKVYVPKNPHEKAIQRALMQYKNPANRELVLEGLKMTGRMDLVGYGPKCLIRPLRENHGGQQHTQGSSRNAKNSRNSKNNKNSSASAKKNTIRNIHKKNSRGGRK; encoded by the coding sequence ATGCAGGATTTTTTACCGGTAACAAAGAAAGAAATGAAACAGAGAGGGTGGGAGCAGGTAGATTTTGCCTATATTACAGGTGATGCCTACGTGGACCATCCTTCCTTTGGTACTGCGATCATCAGCAGACTGTTGGAGAGTCGTGGGTATAAAGTGGGGATCATTCCTCAGCCTGACTGGAGAAAGAAGGAGAGTATTCAGGTATTTGGAGAGCCTCGACTGGGATTTCTGGTGTCTGCGGGAAATATGGACTCTATGGTAAATCACTATACAGTCTCTAAAAAGCACAGGCAGAAAGATTCCTATTCACCGGGAGGCCAGATGGGACTTCGTCCTGACCGCGCGGTGATCGTGTACAGCAATCTGATCCGTCAGACTTATAAAAAGACACCCATTATCCTGGGTGGGATTGAAGCCAGCCTGAGACGACTGGCACATTATGATTATTGGGAGAATAAAGTAAAACACAGTGTACTCCTTGATTCCGGGGCAGATATGATTTCCTATGGAATGGGTGAGCATTCGATCATAGAGATTGCAGATGCGCTGGCGAGTGGACTGCCGGTAGAGGAACTTACCTATATTGCAGGAACTGTATTTAAGTGCAGGGATCTGTCGAGAGTTTATGATCCGATTATTCTTCCTTCTTATGAGGAAGTAAAAGTAAACAAGAAGGTTTATGCAGACAGCTTTGCCATTCAGTATCAGAATACAGATCCATTCAGCGCCAGACCAATGGCAGAATCTTATGGGACAAAGGGATATATTATACAGAATCCTCCTGCTCTGCCCCTGACACAGGAGGAAATGGATGATGTATATGCCCTGCCTTATACGGAGAAAGTTCATCCCATGTATGAGAAGCTGGGCGGAATTCCGGCACTGGAAGAAATCAAGTTCAGCCTGACAAGCAACAGAGGGTGCTTTGGCGGCTGTAATTTCTGCGCCCTGACTTTTCATCAGGGAAGAATTCTTCAGACCAGAAGTCATGAGTCTCTGATCGAAGAAGCTACCAGAATGACAAATGATCCTGAGTTCAAGGGTTATATTCACGATGTGGGTGGTCCCACAGCAGATTTCAGACAACCATCTTGTCAGAAACAGCTCACGAAAGGGGTCTGCAAGAATAAGCAGTGCCTGTTTCCCACGCCATGCAAAAACCTGACTGTAGATCATTCGGATTACGTTTCTCTGCTTCGGAAGCTGCGGAAGATCCCGGGAGTGAAGAAGGTATTCATCCGCTCCGGTGTACGCTTTGATTATGTGGTGGCAGACAGGGACAAGACTTTTTTGCGTGAACTGGTGGAACATCACGTAAGTGGGCAGTTGCGTGTGGCACCGGAACATGTGTCTGATCAGGTTCTGAAGTATATGGGAAAACCAAGTCACAGCGTCTATCAGCAGTTTCTTAAGGAATATGATGCGGCAAACAGGCAAACAGGAAAGCAGCAGTATGCTGTCCCGTATTTCATGTCCTCCCATCCGGGATGTACCATGAAAGAGGCAGTAAAACTTGCGGAATATGTCCGGGATCTTGGCTTTACCCCGGAACAGGTACAGGATTTCTATCCAACCCCGTCTACTCTTTCTACCTGTATGTACTATACGGGAATCCATCCTCTTACAGGTGAGAAGGTATATGTGCCGAAGAACCCCCATGAAAAAGCAATACAGAGAGCTTTGATGCAGTACAAGAATCCTGCAAACAGAGAACTGGTGCTGGAAGGCCTCAAAATGACCGGAAGAATGGACCTGGTAGGTTACGGCCCTAAATGTTTGATCCGGCCGCTTCGAGAGAATCATGGAGGCCAACAGCATACTCAGGGCAGTAGTCGGAATGCGAAAAACAGCAGAAATAGCAAAAATAACAAAAACAGTTCAGCATCTGCAAAGAAGAATACTATCAGAAATATACATAAGAAAAATTCCAGAGGAGGACGTAAGTGA
- a CDS encoding methylglyoxal synthase — translation MNLGIIAHNSKKVLIEDFCIAYKNILAKHEVYATGTTGRRIEEATSLHVHKFLAGSIGGDKQFMEMVERQDLDMVILFYNPVMIDPKEPDITSIVRRCDQYNIPVATNIATAELLILGLARGDLDWRLNLK, via the coding sequence ATGAACTTAGGTATAATCGCACATAACAGTAAAAAAGTACTGATAGAAGATTTCTGCATCGCTTATAAGAATATACTTGCCAAACATGAGGTCTATGCCACAGGTACAACCGGACGGAGAATAGAAGAAGCGACAAGCCTTCATGTGCATAAATTCCTTGCCGGCAGTATTGGTGGAGACAAGCAGTTTATGGAGATGGTAGAGCGTCAGGATCTTGATATGGTCATTCTGTTCTACAATCCGGTCATGATCGATCCTAAAGAACCGGATATCACAAGCATCGTGAGAAGATGCGACCAGTACAATATTCCTGTAGCGACAAATATTGCCACAGCAGAACTTCTTATTTTAGGGCTTGCAAGAGGAGACCTGGATTGGAGACTGAATCTGAAATGA
- a CDS encoding alpha/beta-type small acid-soluble spore protein → MSNTKSSNQTAVPEAKGALDRFKFEVANELGVPLTDGYNGNLTSKQNGSVGGYMVKKMIEAQERQMSSGSQGGQY, encoded by the coding sequence ATGTCAAACACAAAATCTTCTAACCAGACAGCTGTACCGGAAGCAAAAGGTGCGTTAGACCGTTTCAAATTCGAGGTTGCAAATGAATTAGGCGTACCGCTTACAGACGGGTACAACGGTAACCTGACTTCTAAACAGAATGGTTCTGTCGGAGGTTATATGGTCAAAAAGATGATCGAAGCCCAGGAAAGACAGATGTCCAGTGGTTCCCAGGGCGGACAGTACTAA
- the rsmD gene encoding 16S rRNA (guanine(966)-N(2))-methyltransferase RsmD: MRVIAGKARRLNLKTIPGIDTRPTTDRIKETLFNILQPELLECRFLDLFSGSGGIGIEALSRGASYAVFVEKNPKAAACIRENLAFTKLAEDGKLLNMDVLQALRSLEGKGVFDIIFMDPPYNNELERQVLEYLKDSTVADKNTLIIVEADLQTDFSYVESLGYRQLRSKEYKTNKHVFLERA, from the coding sequence ATGAGAGTGATCGCAGGTAAAGCCAGAAGGCTTAATTTGAAAACAATTCCGGGGATAGACACAAGACCTACTACTGACAGAATCAAAGAAACATTATTTAATATACTTCAGCCGGAGCTTTTGGAATGCCGTTTCCTGGATCTTTTTTCCGGAAGTGGCGGGATCGGAATCGAAGCTCTGAGCAGAGGGGCTTCTTATGCAGTGTTTGTGGAGAAGAATCCAAAAGCTGCTGCATGCATCAGAGAAAATCTTGCATTTACAAAACTGGCAGAAGATGGTAAACTGCTGAACATGGACGTGTTGCAGGCATTGCGTTCCCTTGAGGGAAAAGGTGTTTTTGACATTATTTTTATGGATCCCCCATATAATAATGAACTGGAAAGACAGGTGCTGGAATATCTGAAAGACAGCACAGTTGCAGATAAGAATACACTTATTATTGTGGAAGCGGATCTTCAGACGGATTTCAGTTATGTGGAATCTCTCGGTTACAGGCAGCTGCGTTCGAAAGAGTATAAAACAAATAAGCATGTATTTTTAGAACGTGCATAA
- the hisZ gene encoding ATP phosphoribosyltransferase regulatory subunit has product MQRIFHTPEGVRDIYNGECSQKRKVQEKIHRVFHQYGYEDIETPTFEYFEVFSREVGTIPSKELYKFFDREGNTLVLRPDFTPSVSRACATYFSPDKEPVSLCYTGNTFINNTSYRGHLKETTQMGVERIGDESADADAELLAMTVECLLAAGLTEFQVSVGQVDYFKSLLKEAELGPEAEERLRVLISQKNSFGVEEFVEEQKLKDSMQKAFTEIPQMFGSEEVLKKARSLTNNACALEAVSRLEEIYEIMKNYGYEKYISFDFGMLSKYQYYTGIIFQAYTYGTGEPMIKGGRYNGLMKHFGKPAASIGFALEVDNLLLALSSQKLISEKEEKPEVIEYEPQNRTEAIKEAQKLRAEGRCVALRLKKEVR; this is encoded by the coding sequence ATGCAGCGTATTTTCCACACCCCTGAAGGTGTAAGAGACATCTACAACGGCGAATGCAGCCAGAAAAGAAAGGTACAGGAGAAAATCCATCGCGTCTTCCACCAGTATGGCTATGAAGACATAGAAACCCCGACATTCGAATACTTTGAAGTATTCAGCCGCGAAGTAGGAACCATCCCATCCAAAGAACTTTATAAATTCTTTGACAGAGAAGGCAATACCCTGGTACTCAGACCTGACTTCACCCCGTCTGTATCCAGAGCCTGTGCAACCTACTTTTCCCCGGACAAAGAACCTGTAAGCCTCTGCTACACAGGAAACACATTTATTAATAACACCAGCTACAGAGGACATCTCAAAGAAACCACACAGATGGGAGTAGAACGGATCGGTGATGAATCCGCAGATGCAGATGCAGAACTTCTTGCCATGACAGTGGAATGCCTTCTGGCAGCAGGTCTTACAGAATTTCAGGTCAGTGTCGGACAGGTAGATTACTTCAAATCCTTATTAAAAGAAGCCGAACTCGGTCCGGAAGCAGAAGAACGTCTTCGTGTTTTGATCTCGCAGAAAAATTCTTTCGGAGTAGAAGAGTTTGTAGAAGAACAGAAACTCAAAGACAGTATGCAGAAAGCCTTTACTGAAATCCCACAGATGTTTGGTTCAGAAGAAGTCTTAAAGAAAGCCAGAAGTCTGACAAACAACGCCTGCGCACTGGAGGCAGTTTCCAGACTGGAAGAAATCTATGAGATTATGAAAAACTACGGATATGAAAAGTATATCTCTTTCGATTTTGGAATGCTTAGTAAATATCAGTACTATACAGGTATCATTTTCCAGGCATATACTTACGGAACCGGTGAACCTATGATCAAGGGAGGCCGTTACAATGGCCTGATGAAACACTTTGGCAAACCTGCGGCATCTATCGGATTTGCCCTTGAAGTAGATAACCTTCTTCTTGCACTTTCCAGCCAGAAACTGATCTCTGAGAAAGAGGAGAAGCCGGAAGTAATCGAATACGAGCCACAGAACCGTACAGAAGCCATTAAAGAGGCACAGAAACTTCGTGCAGAGGGCAGATGTGTGGCATTACGTTTGAAAAAGGAGGTCAGATAA
- the hisG gene encoding ATP phosphoribosyltransferase encodes MRYLTVALTKGRLANKTMEMFEKAGITCEEMKDKDSRKLIFTNEELKMKFFLAKGPDVPTYVEYGAADIGIVGKDTILEEGRKLYEVMDLGFGKCKMCVCGPESAREVLENNQLIRVATKYPNIAKDYFFNRKHQTVDLIKLNGSIELAPIVGLSEVIVDIVETGSTLKENGLKVLEEVCPLSARMVVNQVSMKMENERIRKLIEDLRRVLQEEM; translated from the coding sequence ATGAGATACCTGACAGTTGCCCTGACAAAAGGCAGACTTGCCAACAAAACAATGGAGATGTTTGAGAAAGCAGGAATCACCTGCGAAGAGATGAAAGATAAAGATTCCCGTAAACTGATCTTTACTAATGAAGAACTGAAGATGAAATTCTTCCTTGCAAAAGGGCCGGATGTTCCTACCTATGTAGAGTATGGTGCGGCAGATATCGGAATTGTGGGAAAGGATACGATCCTGGAGGAAGGCCGTAAGCTTTATGAAGTGATGGATCTTGGATTTGGAAAATGTAAGATGTGTGTCTGCGGACCGGAGAGTGCCAGAGAAGTTCTGGAGAACAACCAGCTGATCCGTGTGGCGACTAAATATCCAAATATTGCCAAGGATTACTTCTTTAACAGAAAACACCAGACAGTAGATTTGATCAAATTAAACGGTTCCATTGAACTGGCACCCATCGTTGGTCTGTCTGAAGTGATCGTAGATATTGTGGAGACCGGAAGTACACTGAAGGAAAACGGACTGAAGGTGCTGGAAGAGGTCTGCCCGTTGTCTGCCAGAATGGTAGTCAATCAGGTGAGCATGAAGATGGAAAATGAGAGAATCCGTAAACTTATTGAAGACTTAAGAAGAGTTCTTCAGGAGGAGATGTAA
- a CDS encoding Holliday junction resolvase RecU, translated as MATWNSRGLRGSTLEDLVNRTNEQYREKGLALIQKIPTPITPVRMDKENRHITLAYFEQRSTVDYIGAVQGIPVCFDAKECAADTFPLANIHPHQVEFMQAFEKQGGVAFFLIFYSHENQFYYLTLRSLLTFWNRMQEGGRKSFRREELEPQYYLNKKSGFLVPFLDGVQTDLNERE; from the coding sequence GTGGCAACATGGAACAGCAGAGGTTTGCGGGGATCCACTCTGGAGGATCTTGTAAATCGTACAAATGAACAATACAGAGAAAAGGGACTGGCACTTATCCAAAAAATTCCCACTCCGATCACACCTGTCCGTATGGATAAGGAAAACCGTCATATTACGCTGGCATATTTCGAGCAACGAAGCACTGTAGACTATATTGGAGCAGTACAGGGCATCCCTGTCTGCTTTGATGCCAAAGAATGTGCGGCGGATACTTTTCCGCTTGCGAATATCCATCCTCATCAGGTGGAATTTATGCAGGCATTTGAAAAGCAGGGAGGGGTGGCTTTTTTTCTTATATTCTACAGCCATGAAAACCAGTTCTATTACCTTACACTGCGCAGTCTCCTTACTTTCTGGAACCGGATGCAGGAAGGCGGCCGCAAGAGCTTCCGGCGCGAAGAACTGGAGCCTCAGTACTATTTGAACAAAAAAAGCGGGTTTCTTGTGCCCTTTCTTGATGGAGTTCAGACTGATCTTAATGAACGGGAATAG
- the coaD gene encoding pantetheine-phosphate adenylyltransferase has product MKIAVYPGSFDPATYGHLDVIRRAAVSFDKVIVGVLHNSSKSPLFSVQERVNILEKATRDVPNVEVKPFEGLSVNFARENHAQVIIRGLRAVTDFEYELQMAQTNRVLAPDVDTVFLTTSLEYAYLSSTILKEVAHFGGDLSKFAPAEITDAVIEKIRLTADNK; this is encoded by the coding sequence ATGAAAATAGCAGTATATCCCGGCAGCTTTGATCCGGCTACCTATGGACATCTTGATGTGATCCGGAGAGCAGCAGTTTCTTTTGACAAAGTGATAGTGGGCGTTTTACATAATTCTTCAAAAAGTCCGTTGTTTTCTGTGCAGGAACGTGTTAATATATTAGAAAAGGCGACTCGGGACGTTCCTAATGTCGAGGTAAAACCATTTGAGGGATTGTCTGTGAATTTTGCCAGAGAGAATCACGCTCAGGTGATCATACGTGGACTTCGTGCAGTTACAGATTTTGAGTATGAGCTCCAGATGGCTCAGACCAATCGTGTACTTGCACCGGATGTAGATACTGTATTTCTGACTACAAGTCTGGAATATGCATACCTGAGTTCTACAATATTGAAGGAAGTTGCACATTTTGGAGGCGACCTGAGTAAGTTTGCACCGGCCGAGATAACGGATGCAGTTATTGAGAAGATTCGTCTTACAGCAGACAACAAATAA
- a CDS encoding GTP pyrophosphokinase gives MEIQLWRSILCPYELAVRELEVKFNHIIDECKENDVYCPIEQVEGRVKSVSSILEKMQRKHIPMERMEEELEDIAGVRIICQFEEDIETVASLIQKRSDMVIKSEKNYLKHIKQSGYRSYHLIIYYTVDTIKGPKKLQAEIQIRTMAMNFWATIEHSLQYKYKGDMPEHVAERLSKAADAINALDHEMSSVRNEIMDAQNSSQMQSNLVKDILINIENLYKIANKREIMKIQDEFLRVFKTKDLQQLKRFHRQLDIISEGYRAQAVYHHV, from the coding sequence ATGGAAATACAGTTATGGAGAAGCATTTTGTGCCCGTATGAACTGGCTGTGAGAGAGCTGGAAGTGAAATTCAATCACATTATTGATGAATGTAAAGAGAATGATGTTTACTGCCCGATTGAGCAGGTGGAGGGCAGGGTTAAGAGCGTGAGCAGTATTCTTGAGAAAATGCAGCGCAAGCATATTCCTATGGAGAGAATGGAAGAAGAACTGGAGGATATTGCCGGTGTTCGTATTATCTGCCAGTTTGAGGAGGATATAGAGACGGTTGCTTCCCTGATCCAGAAGAGAAGCGATATGGTTATAAAGAGTGAGAAGAATTATCTGAAGCATATTAAACAGAGTGGTTACAGAAGTTATCATCTGATTATTTATTATACAGTGGATACGATCAAAGGGCCAAAGAAGCTGCAGGCGGAGATACAGATCCGTACAATGGCTATGAACTTTTGGGCGACGATTGAGCATTCCCTGCAATATAAATATAAAGGGGATATGCCGGAGCATGTGGCAGAACGTCTGAGCAAGGCAGCAGATGCCATTAATGCTCTTGACCATGAGATGTCTTCTGTGCGGAATGAGATTATGGATGCACAGAATTCGTCACAGATGCAGTCTAATCTGGTGAAGGATATTCTGATCAACATTGAAAATCTGTACAAGATTGCAAATAAGCGGGAGATTATGAAGATTCAGGATGAGTTCCTGAGAGTATTTAAAACAAAAGATCTTCAGCAACTGAAGCGGTTCCACAGACAGCTTGATATTATATCCGAAGGATACCGGGCACAGGCAGTGTATCATCATGTCTGA